A part of Vulpes vulpes isolate BD-2025 chromosome 15, VulVul3, whole genome shotgun sequence genomic DNA contains:
- the CSGALNACT2 gene encoding chondroitin sulfate N-acetylgalactosaminyltransferase 2 isoform X4 yields the protein MPRRGLILQTRTHWLLLGLALLCSLVLFLYLLECAPQTDGNAPLPGIIGENYGKEYYQALLQEQEEHYQTRATSLKRQIAQLKQELQEMSEKMRSLQERKNVGPNGIGYQGNKEQTPSDLLEFLHSQIDKAEVSIGAKLPSEYGVIPFESFTLMKVFQLEMGLTRHPEEKPVRKDKRDELVEVIEAGLEVINNPDEDEEQEDEDGPLGEKMIFNENDFVEGYYRTERDKGTQYELFFKKADLMEYRHVTLFRPFGPLMKVKSEMIDITRSIINIIVPLAERTEAFAQFMQNFRDVCIHQDKRIHLTVVYFGKEGLSKVKSILESVTRLASSTCEVYGCWRLWAHIFSALPSERKELSPRSS from the exons ATGCCTAGAAGAGGACTGATTCTTCAGACCCGGACCCACTGGCTCCTGTTGGGTCTTGCTTTACTCTGCAGTTTGGTATTATTTTTGTACCTTCTGGAATGTGCCCCCCAGACAGATGGAAATGCACCTCTTCCTGGTATTATTGGGGAAAATTATGGTAAAGAGTATTATCAAGCCCTCCTACAGGAGCAAGAAGAACATTATCAGACCAGGGCTACCAGTCTAAAACGTCAAATTGCCCAACTAAAACAAGAATTACAAGAAATGAGTGAGAAGATGAGATCAttacaagagagaaagaatgtagGGCCTAATGGCATAGGCTATCAAGGCAACAAAGAACAAACACCTAGTGATCTTTTAGAGTTTCTTCATTCCCAGATTGACAAAGCTGAAGTTAGCATAGGAGCCAAATTACCTAGTGAGTATGGAGTCATTCCCTTTGAAAGTTTTACTTTAATGAAAGTATTCCAGTTGGAAATGGGTCTCACTCGCCATCCTGAGGAAAAGCCAGTTAGAAAAGACAAGCGAGATGAATTGGTAGAAGTTATTGAAGCTGGCTTGGAGGTCATTAATAATCCTGATGAAGATGAGGAACAGGAAGATGAGGACGGTCCCCTTGgagagaaaatgatatttaatgaaaatgaCTTTGTAGAAG GTTATTATCGCACCGAGAGAGATAAGGGCACACaatatgaacttttttttaagaaggcagaCCTTATGGAATATAGACATGTGACCCTCTTCCGCCCTTTTGGACCTCTCATGAAAGTGAAGAGCGAGATGATTGACATTACTAGATCAATTATTAATATCATTGTGCCACTTGCTGAAAGAACTGAAGCATTTGCACAGTTTATGCAGAACTTCAG GGATGTGTGTATTCATCAGGACAAGAGAATTCATCTCACAGTGGTGTATTTTGGTAAAGAAGGACTATCTAAAGTCAAGTCTATCCTAGAATCTGTCACAAG ATTGGCTTCTTCCACATGTGAGGTATATGGCTGTTGGCGGCTTTGGGCTCACATCTTCTCAGCTTTGCCATCAGAGAGGAAAGAGCTTTCTCCCAGATCCAGTTGA
- the CSGALNACT2 gene encoding chondroitin sulfate N-acetylgalactosaminyltransferase 2 isoform X1: MPRRGLILQTRTHWLLLGLALLCSLVLFLYLLECAPQTDGNAPLPGIIGENYGKEYYQALLQEQEEHYQTRATSLKRQIAQLKQELQEMSEKMRSLQERKNVGPNGIGYQGNKEQTPSDLLEFLHSQIDKAEVSIGAKLPSEYGVIPFESFTLMKVFQLEMGLTRHPEEKPVRKDKRDELVEVIEAGLEVINNPDEDEEQEDEDGPLGEKMIFNENDFVEGYYRTERDKGTQYELFFKKADLMEYRHVTLFRPFGPLMKVKSEMIDITRSIINIIVPLAERTEAFAQFMQNFRDVCIHQDKRIHLTVVYFGKEGLSKVKSILESVTSESNFHNYTLVSLNEEFNRGQGLNVGARAWDKGEVLMFFCDVDIYFSAEFLNSCRLNAEPGKKVFYPVVFSLYNPAIVYASQDIPPPVEQQLILFI, encoded by the exons ATGCCTAGAAGAGGACTGATTCTTCAGACCCGGACCCACTGGCTCCTGTTGGGTCTTGCTTTACTCTGCAGTTTGGTATTATTTTTGTACCTTCTGGAATGTGCCCCCCAGACAGATGGAAATGCACCTCTTCCTGGTATTATTGGGGAAAATTATGGTAAAGAGTATTATCAAGCCCTCCTACAGGAGCAAGAAGAACATTATCAGACCAGGGCTACCAGTCTAAAACGTCAAATTGCCCAACTAAAACAAGAATTACAAGAAATGAGTGAGAAGATGAGATCAttacaagagagaaagaatgtagGGCCTAATGGCATAGGCTATCAAGGCAACAAAGAACAAACACCTAGTGATCTTTTAGAGTTTCTTCATTCCCAGATTGACAAAGCTGAAGTTAGCATAGGAGCCAAATTACCTAGTGAGTATGGAGTCATTCCCTTTGAAAGTTTTACTTTAATGAAAGTATTCCAGTTGGAAATGGGTCTCACTCGCCATCCTGAGGAAAAGCCAGTTAGAAAAGACAAGCGAGATGAATTGGTAGAAGTTATTGAAGCTGGCTTGGAGGTCATTAATAATCCTGATGAAGATGAGGAACAGGAAGATGAGGACGGTCCCCTTGgagagaaaatgatatttaatgaaaatgaCTTTGTAGAAG GTTATTATCGCACCGAGAGAGATAAGGGCACACaatatgaacttttttttaagaaggcagaCCTTATGGAATATAGACATGTGACCCTCTTCCGCCCTTTTGGACCTCTCATGAAAGTGAAGAGCGAGATGATTGACATTACTAGATCAATTATTAATATCATTGTGCCACTTGCTGAAAGAACTGAAGCATTTGCACAGTTTATGCAGAACTTCAG GGATGTGTGTATTCATCAGGACAAGAGAATTCATCTCACAGTGGTGTATTTTGGTAAAGAAGGACTATCTAAAGTCAAGTCTATCCTAGAATCTGTCACAAG TGAGTCTAATTTTCACAATTACACTTTGGTCTCATTGAATGAAGAATTTAATCGTGGACAAGGACTAAATGTGGGTGCCCGAGCTTGGGACAAAGGAGAGGTCTTGATGTTTTTCTGTGATGTTGATATATATTTCTCAGCCGAATTCCTTAACAGCTGCCGGTTAAATGCTGAGCCAG GTAAGAAGGTGTTTTACCCTGTGGTGTTCAGTCTTTATAACCCTGCCATTGTTTATGCCAGTCAGGACATACCACCACCTGTGGAGCAGCAGCTG attttatttatctga
- the CSGALNACT2 gene encoding chondroitin sulfate N-acetylgalactosaminyltransferase 2 isoform X2 yields MPRRGLILQTRTHWLLLGLALLCSLVLFLYLLECAPQTDGNAPLPGIIGENYGKEYYQALLQEQEEHYQTRATSLKRQIAQLKQELQEMSEKMRSLQERKNVGPNGIGYQGNKEQTPSDLLEFLHSQIDKAEVSIGAKLPSEYGVIPFESFTLMKVFQLEMGLTRHPEEKPVRKDKRDELVEVIEAGLEVINNPDEDEEQEDEDGPLGEKMIFNENDFVEGYYRTERDKGTQYELFFKKADLMEYRHVTLFRPFGPLMKVKSEMIDITRSIINIIVPLAERTEAFAQFMQNFRDVCIHQDKRIHLTVVYFGKEGLSKVKSILESVTSESNFHNYTLVSLNEEFNRGQGLNVGARAWDKGEVLMFFCDVDIYFSAEFLNSCRLNAEPGSQKGFWLLARFWLWNDLSVSIRFPDHRWI; encoded by the exons ATGCCTAGAAGAGGACTGATTCTTCAGACCCGGACCCACTGGCTCCTGTTGGGTCTTGCTTTACTCTGCAGTTTGGTATTATTTTTGTACCTTCTGGAATGTGCCCCCCAGACAGATGGAAATGCACCTCTTCCTGGTATTATTGGGGAAAATTATGGTAAAGAGTATTATCAAGCCCTCCTACAGGAGCAAGAAGAACATTATCAGACCAGGGCTACCAGTCTAAAACGTCAAATTGCCCAACTAAAACAAGAATTACAAGAAATGAGTGAGAAGATGAGATCAttacaagagagaaagaatgtagGGCCTAATGGCATAGGCTATCAAGGCAACAAAGAACAAACACCTAGTGATCTTTTAGAGTTTCTTCATTCCCAGATTGACAAAGCTGAAGTTAGCATAGGAGCCAAATTACCTAGTGAGTATGGAGTCATTCCCTTTGAAAGTTTTACTTTAATGAAAGTATTCCAGTTGGAAATGGGTCTCACTCGCCATCCTGAGGAAAAGCCAGTTAGAAAAGACAAGCGAGATGAATTGGTAGAAGTTATTGAAGCTGGCTTGGAGGTCATTAATAATCCTGATGAAGATGAGGAACAGGAAGATGAGGACGGTCCCCTTGgagagaaaatgatatttaatgaaaatgaCTTTGTAGAAG GTTATTATCGCACCGAGAGAGATAAGGGCACACaatatgaacttttttttaagaaggcagaCCTTATGGAATATAGACATGTGACCCTCTTCCGCCCTTTTGGACCTCTCATGAAAGTGAAGAGCGAGATGATTGACATTACTAGATCAATTATTAATATCATTGTGCCACTTGCTGAAAGAACTGAAGCATTTGCACAGTTTATGCAGAACTTCAG GGATGTGTGTATTCATCAGGACAAGAGAATTCATCTCACAGTGGTGTATTTTGGTAAAGAAGGACTATCTAAAGTCAAGTCTATCCTAGAATCTGTCACAAG TGAGTCTAATTTTCACAATTACACTTTGGTCTCATTGAATGAAGAATTTAATCGTGGACAAGGACTAAATGTGGGTGCCCGAGCTTGGGACAAAGGAGAGGTCTTGATGTTTTTCTGTGATGTTGATATATATTTCTCAGCCGAATTCCTTAACAGCTGCCGGTTAAATGCTGAGCCAG gttcACAAAAAGGATTCTGGCTTTTGGCGAGATTTTGGCTTTGGAATGACTTGTCAGTATCGATCAGATTTCCTGACCATAG